The following are encoded in a window of Salmo salar unplaced genomic scaffold, Ssal_v3.1, whole genome shotgun sequence genomic DNA:
- the LOC123732765 gene encoding N-acetylglucosamine-6-sulfatase-like: protein MKGRDLTWLIQPVRCSVPGSLNVSHCVCEDSFNNTYACVRTVAPSADIQYCEFDDNEVFVEVYNMTVDPYQLINRAKTIDQEVLEKMNHRLMMLQSLFWTVL from the exons ATGAAGGGGAGGGATCTAACGTGGCTGATCCAGCCTGTCCGCTGCTCGGTCCCGGGGTCTCTGAATGTttcccactgtgtgtgtgaggattcCTTCAACAACACGTACGCCTGTGTTCGTACCGTCGCACCCTCCGCCGACATCCAGTACTGCGAGTTCGACGACAACGAG GTGtttgtggaggtctataacatgacagtagaccCCTACCAGCTCATTAACCGGGCGAAGACCATCGACCAGGAGGTTCTGGAGAAGATGAACCACAGGCTGATGATGCTGCAGTCCCTGTTCTGGACAGTCCTGTAG